In Streptomyces alboniger, the following are encoded in one genomic region:
- a CDS encoding lipase family protein has product MHIPRTSVRAWAVGAAIGLSAITPLGTAHADERGAAASPGDIVSSDPSSFHPLPGQPTGTKAWKIHYRSTTAKGEPNTVSGTVIVPQDGRKGPRPLITYAVGTVGVGDHCAPSAGFPRGTALEANLIQQLTLRGWAVAVTDYEGLGTPGDHTYTVGRSAGQAMLDAARAAIRHPEAGLGKDTPVGIMGYSQGGQASSWAAELHGSYAPELDVKGTATGGVPGDLMKVADSNDGSYGSGLIFMAAIGQNAAFPELNLDSYLNPVGRTLLGAMKNTCVADGAVLGAFKSIDSMTTKNPLDQPDWQRRLRESRVGSVEPDAPVYLYHALADELIPYGVGKQVRADWCAKGANVEWHTIALGEHVSGVITQSPLAAQWLADRFAGKPARSNC; this is encoded by the coding sequence ATGCACATCCCCCGTACGAGCGTCAGAGCGTGGGCCGTCGGGGCCGCGATAGGCCTGTCGGCCATCACCCCGCTCGGCACGGCCCACGCCGACGAGCGCGGCGCGGCCGCGTCCCCCGGCGACATCGTCAGCTCCGATCCGAGCAGCTTCCACCCGCTGCCGGGCCAGCCGACGGGCACCAAGGCCTGGAAGATCCACTACCGCTCGACGACGGCCAAGGGCGAACCCAACACCGTCTCCGGAACGGTCATCGTGCCGCAGGACGGCAGGAAGGGGCCGCGTCCTCTGATCACGTACGCGGTGGGGACGGTCGGCGTGGGCGACCACTGCGCGCCCAGCGCGGGCTTCCCGAGGGGCACCGCGCTGGAGGCCAACCTCATCCAGCAGCTCACCCTGCGCGGCTGGGCGGTGGCCGTCACCGACTACGAGGGTCTGGGCACCCCGGGCGACCACACCTACACGGTGGGCCGCTCGGCCGGCCAGGCCATGCTCGACGCGGCCCGCGCCGCGATCCGCCATCCCGAGGCGGGCCTCGGGAAGGACACCCCGGTCGGCATCATGGGCTACTCGCAGGGCGGCCAGGCCTCCTCCTGGGCGGCCGAGCTGCACGGCTCGTACGCGCCCGAACTCGACGTCAAGGGCACGGCCACCGGCGGCGTCCCCGGCGATCTGATGAAGGTGGCGGACTCCAACGACGGGTCGTACGGCTCGGGGCTGATCTTCATGGCGGCGATCGGCCAGAACGCGGCGTTCCCCGAGCTGAACCTCGACTCCTACCTGAACCCGGTCGGCAGGACGCTCCTCGGCGCCATGAAGAACACGTGCGTGGCGGACGGCGCGGTGCTCGGCGCCTTCAAGTCGATCGACTCGATGACCACGAAGAACCCCCTCGACCAGCCCGACTGGCAGCGGCGCCTGCGCGAGTCGCGGGTCGGCTCGGTCGAACCGGACGCGCCGGTGTACCTGTACCACGCGCTGGCCGACGAACTCATCCCGTACGGCGTCGGCAAGCAGGTCCGCGCCGACTGGTGCGCGAAGGGCGCGAACGTCGAGTGGCACACCATCGCGCTCGGCGAGCACGTCAGCGGCGTGATCACGCAGTCACCGCTCGCCGCCCAGTGGCTGGCGGACCGCTTCGCGGGGAAGCCGGCGCGGAGCAACTGCTGA
- a CDS encoding helix-turn-helix domain-containing protein, with amino-acid sequence MTDGTGTGAGIGSGGTREAPPARMPREWVATALRRERAKAGISLSELAKRAGIAKSTLSQLEAATGNPGIETLWALAVALGVPFSVLVESPSPAVTVIRAGEGPSMRAENAPYVGTLLSAGPTGVRRDIYHGAMEPGAARESEPHIPGSVEHIVISTGRLLAGPRDETVELSVGDYMSYRGDVPHLYEALVPGTTFVLVMQHT; translated from the coding sequence ATGACTGACGGCACCGGCACGGGCGCGGGCATCGGCTCCGGCGGCACCCGCGAGGCCCCGCCCGCCCGCATGCCGCGCGAATGGGTCGCCACCGCGCTGCGCCGCGAGCGCGCGAAGGCCGGGATCTCCCTCTCCGAGCTGGCCAAACGCGCCGGCATCGCCAAGTCCACGCTGTCCCAGCTGGAGGCGGCCACCGGCAACCCCGGCATCGAGACGCTCTGGGCGCTGGCCGTGGCGCTCGGGGTGCCGTTCAGCGTGCTCGTGGAGTCGCCCAGCCCCGCCGTGACGGTGATCCGCGCGGGGGAGGGCCCGTCCATGCGGGCCGAGAACGCGCCGTACGTGGGCACGCTGCTCTCCGCGGGACCGACCGGCGTGCGGCGCGACATCTACCACGGGGCGATGGAGCCCGGCGCGGCCCGCGAGTCCGAGCCGCACATCCCGGGCTCGGTGGAACACATCGTCATCAGCACGGGCCGCCTCCTCGCGGGCCCGCGCGACGAGACGGTGGAGCTGTCCGTCGGGGACTACATGTCGTACCGGGGAGACGTCCCGCATCTGTACGAGGCGCTGGTACCGGGCACGACCTTCGTCCTGGTCATGCAGCACACGTAG
- a CDS encoding AMP-dependent synthetase/ligase, whose protein sequence is MQQTRKDPLTAAELPSTLALLTEWAADRYGELPALRFRRDGKWTELSYAGLRDRARHVGRALLALGVRPGDRVAILAETCPEWTHAHFGMLAAGAVVVPVYPTAGDEEIAWVVTDSGATVVLCEDALQAAKIERLRGEGRLAGVREVVLMPALTDPAESGTSGDAPALDVLLERAAGRGEGDLATIIYTSGTTGAPKGCLLTHGNLLAVQRASVPLVGGGPGDSTYLYLPLAHLLAQLIEFTTLLQGGTLTFFGGRVEDVVGELAEARPTHLPSVPRLFEKVRSVVLSLAESQEGGRERFEEAVRIGVMAAEGTLPPDLRDAYEAADKALYGLVRQALGGRVRWALTGGAPIAPDTVDFLRACGIEVYEGYGMTESAGVLTLNHPGAVRYGTVGRPVDGVEIRTAPDGEVLARGAMVFSGYHNNPAATSEAIDAEGWLHTGDLGALDDDGYLTITGRKKDLIITSGGKNLTPSLSELAVQTSRFVSRAVMVGDRRPHPVALITLDTEEVTGWAAREGVELTAPLSRDPRVRALVQEAVDAANTTVSRPARIRRFAVLDEDFTVADGLLTPSLKVRRRAVTERYADVVDALYGEGSGGDGEG, encoded by the coding sequence ATGCAGCAGACCCGGAAGGACCCCCTGACGGCGGCGGAACTCCCCTCTACCCTGGCCCTGTTGACGGAGTGGGCGGCGGACCGTTACGGCGAACTGCCCGCCCTGCGCTTTCGCCGCGACGGGAAGTGGACCGAACTCTCCTACGCCGGACTGCGGGACCGCGCACGCCACGTGGGCCGCGCCCTGCTCGCGCTGGGCGTCCGCCCCGGCGACCGCGTGGCGATCCTCGCCGAGACCTGCCCCGAGTGGACCCACGCCCACTTCGGCATGCTCGCCGCGGGCGCGGTCGTCGTCCCCGTCTACCCGACGGCGGGCGACGAGGAGATCGCGTGGGTCGTGACGGACTCGGGCGCGACGGTGGTCCTCTGCGAGGACGCGCTCCAGGCCGCGAAGATCGAGCGGCTGCGGGGGGAGGGGCGGCTGGCGGGGGTGCGGGAGGTGGTCCTGATGCCGGCCCTCACCGACCCCGCGGAATCCGGCACCTCCGGCGACGCCCCCGCACTCGACGTGCTGCTGGAGCGTGCCGCCGGCCGGGGCGAGGGAGATCTGGCCACCATCATCTACACGTCCGGGACCACCGGCGCGCCCAAGGGGTGCCTGCTGACGCACGGCAATCTGCTGGCCGTGCAGCGCGCCTCCGTGCCGCTCGTCGGTGGCGGGCCCGGCGACTCCACGTACCTCTATCTGCCGCTCGCCCATCTCCTCGCCCAGCTCATCGAGTTCACGACGCTCCTCCAGGGCGGCACGCTCACCTTCTTCGGCGGGCGCGTCGAGGACGTCGTCGGCGAGCTGGCCGAGGCGCGCCCCACCCATCTGCCGTCCGTGCCCCGCCTCTTCGAGAAGGTGCGGTCGGTCGTGCTGTCGCTCGCGGAGTCGCAGGAGGGCGGGCGCGAACGGTTCGAGGAGGCCGTCCGTATCGGCGTCATGGCCGCCGAAGGCACTCTGCCGCCCGACCTCCGGGACGCGTACGAGGCAGCCGACAAGGCCCTGTACGGTCTGGTCCGGCAGGCGCTCGGTGGCCGGGTCCGCTGGGCGCTCACCGGCGGCGCGCCCATCGCGCCCGACACCGTGGACTTCCTGCGGGCCTGCGGCATCGAGGTCTACGAGGGCTACGGCATGACGGAGTCGGCCGGAGTCCTCACCCTCAACCACCCCGGCGCCGTGCGCTACGGCACGGTGGGCCGCCCGGTCGACGGCGTCGAGATCCGCACCGCGCCCGACGGCGAGGTGCTGGCCCGCGGCGCCATGGTCTTTTCCGGCTACCACAACAACCCCGCCGCCACCAGTGAGGCCATCGACGCCGAAGGCTGGCTGCACACGGGAGACTTGGGCGCGCTCGACGACGACGGCTACCTCACGATCACCGGCCGCAAGAAGGACCTGATCATCACCTCGGGAGGCAAGAACCTCACGCCCTCCCTGAGCGAACTCGCCGTGCAGACCTCGCGGTTCGTCTCCCGCGCGGTCATGGTCGGCGACCGCCGCCCCCACCCGGTCGCGCTGATCACCCTGGACACGGAGGAGGTCACCGGCTGGGCCGCCCGCGAAGGCGTGGAACTGACCGCGCCCCTCTCCCGCGACCCACGCGTCCGCGCCCTCGTCCAGGAGGCCGTGGACGCCGCCAACACCACGGTCTCGCGCCCCGCCCGCATCCGCCGGTTCGCCGTCCTCGATGAGGACTTCACGGTGGCGGACGGCCTTCTGACCCCGAGCCTGAAGGTCCGCAGGCGCGCGGTCACCGAGCGGTACGCGGACGTCGTGGACGCGCTGTACGGGGAGGGGTCCGGCGGCGACGGCGAGGGCTGA
- a CDS encoding menaquinone biosynthetic enzyme MqnA/MqnD family protein — protein sequence MDNSPLDAFAGTGAEQLPDSRRTPRPRVGHIQFLNCMPLYWGLARTGTLLDFELTKDTPERLSEQLVRGELDIAPVTLVEFLKNADDLVAFPDLAVGCDGPVMSCVIVSQVPLDRLDGARVALGSTSRTSVRLAQLLLSERYGVQPDYYACPPDLGLMMREADAAVLIGDAALRANLIDGPRLGLDVYDLGEMWKEWTGLPFVFAVWAARRDYAEREPEVVRAVHKAFLASRDLSLEEVTKVAEQAARWESFDAAVLERYFTTLDFRFGAAQLEGVTEFARRVGPTTGFPADVRVELLKP from the coding sequence GTGGACAATTCTCCCCTGGACGCCTTCGCGGGGACAGGCGCCGAACAGCTGCCCGACTCCCGTCGCACTCCCCGGCCGCGCGTCGGCCACATCCAGTTCCTGAACTGCATGCCCCTCTACTGGGGGCTCGCGCGGACCGGGACGCTCCTCGACTTCGAGCTGACGAAGGACACCCCCGAACGGCTCAGCGAGCAGCTCGTGCGGGGTGAGCTGGACATCGCGCCCGTCACCCTCGTCGAGTTCCTGAAGAACGCCGACGACCTCGTCGCCTTCCCCGATCTCGCGGTCGGCTGCGACGGGCCGGTCATGTCCTGCGTGATCGTCTCGCAGGTGCCGCTGGACCGCCTCGACGGGGCGCGGGTCGCCCTCGGCTCGACCTCGCGCACGTCCGTGCGCCTCGCCCAGCTGCTGCTCTCGGAGCGGTACGGCGTGCAGCCCGACTACTACGCCTGCCCGCCCGACCTGGGCCTGATGATGCGGGAGGCGGACGCCGCCGTCCTCATCGGCGACGCCGCGCTGCGCGCCAACCTGATCGACGGGCCCCGCCTCGGGCTCGACGTGTACGACCTGGGCGAGATGTGGAAGGAGTGGACGGGCCTGCCGTTCGTCTTCGCCGTCTGGGCCGCCCGGCGCGACTACGCCGAGCGGGAACCGGAGGTCGTGCGCGCGGTGCACAAGGCCTTCCTCGCCTCCCGCGACCTCTCCCTTGAGGAGGTCACGAAGGTCGCCGAGCAGGCCGCGCGCTGGGAGTCCTTCGACGCCGCCGTCCTGGAGCGCTACTTCACGACGCTCGACTTCCGCTTCGGCGCCGCCCAGCTGGAGGGCGTCACCGAGTTCGCGCGCCGGGTCGGCCCGACCACGGGCTTCCCCGCGGACGTGCGGGTGGAACTGCTGAAGCCATAG
- a CDS encoding AzlC family ABC transporter permease, whose translation MRSPHRTDDPAQRTDEGAGPGLVRLSDLPPGVLRDIALVLLADAVVGVSFGAIAVAGGLPLWVPVVMSLLVYAGSSQFSAVGILTAGGGPVAAAATGLLLNSRTAAFSLALADDIGRTWTARLIGAHLITDETAAFVLAQKGRRQRKAAFWISGIGLFAVWNLSVLAGALAGSALGDTDRFGLDAAFPVVLLALVLPALRGDSAARRASAAGAVIAVAAAPLLPAGVPVLLALLGLLAARRGPFRRRPRTTTPGSAS comes from the coding sequence ATGCGTTCGCCACACCGAACAGACGACCCAGCCCAGCGAACGGACGAGGGGGCCGGCCCCGGCCTCGTCCGTCTCTCCGATCTACCGCCCGGGGTGCTGCGCGACATCGCCCTCGTCCTGCTGGCCGACGCCGTCGTCGGTGTCTCCTTCGGCGCGATCGCCGTCGCGGGCGGGCTCCCGCTGTGGGTGCCCGTGGTCATGTCGCTGCTCGTGTACGCGGGCTCCTCCCAGTTCAGCGCCGTCGGCATCCTCACCGCCGGCGGCGGTCCCGTGGCCGCGGCGGCGACCGGGCTGCTGCTCAACTCCCGTACGGCGGCGTTCAGCCTGGCCCTCGCCGACGACATCGGCCGCACCTGGACGGCGCGGCTGATCGGCGCGCACCTGATCACCGACGAGACGGCGGCCTTCGTCCTCGCGCAGAAGGGCCGCAGGCAGCGCAAGGCCGCGTTCTGGATATCCGGCATCGGACTGTTCGCGGTGTGGAACCTCAGCGTGCTCGCGGGCGCCCTCGCCGGGTCGGCGCTCGGCGACACGGACCGGTTCGGGCTCGACGCGGCGTTCCCCGTGGTGCTGCTCGCCCTGGTGCTGCCCGCGCTGCGCGGTGACAGCGCGGCCCGGCGGGCGTCGGCGGCCGGCGCGGTGATCGCGGTCGCCGCGGCGCCGCTGCTGCCCGCGGGGGTGCCGGTGCTGCTCGCCCTCCTCGGCCTGCTCGCGGCACGCCGCGGACCCTTCCGCCGCCGCCCCCGCACCACCACTCCCGGGAGCGCCTCGTGA
- a CDS encoding AraC family transcriptional regulator encodes MARRTITVHHVRAVLRGAERRGIDTVPLLRGAEIPPLLLGDDRARVTAPQFVRLFRELYRATQDEFLGLGSAVSRPGTFAMMCQASLGCRDLGAAVQRGVTFYGLFPGGPDLVLERRGDEAVFGVRSDLEQDYFLAECLVIIWHRLCSWLVGRRIPLRWAEFGHPPPPHKDEYELLFGCPVRFGAERTGAGFPPHWLDAPLIRDEEALDEMLRRAPFELLTRREYGTTVAEQVGRTLARSLRSSPRLPSLGEIAARLAVSPATLRRRLAEESTSYQQLKDAVRRDAAIAGLAEGHEPIAELAARLGFSEDTAFHRAFRRWTGTTPGAYRTRL; translated from the coding sequence ATGGCCAGGCGGACGATCACCGTGCACCATGTGCGGGCCGTGCTGCGCGGAGCCGAGCGGCGCGGCATCGACACCGTCCCGCTGCTGCGGGGCGCCGAGATCCCGCCGCTGCTCCTCGGCGACGACCGGGCACGGGTGACGGCCCCTCAGTTCGTGCGGCTCTTCAGGGAGTTGTACCGCGCCACGCAGGACGAGTTCCTGGGTCTGGGCTCCGCCGTCAGCAGGCCGGGCACGTTCGCGATGATGTGCCAGGCCTCGCTCGGCTGCCGTGACCTCGGCGCGGCCGTGCAGCGGGGCGTCACCTTCTACGGCCTCTTCCCCGGCGGGCCCGACCTCGTCCTGGAGCGCCGGGGCGACGAAGCCGTGTTCGGCGTCCGCAGCGACCTCGAACAGGACTACTTCCTCGCCGAGTGCCTGGTCATCATCTGGCACCGCCTGTGCAGCTGGCTGGTCGGGCGCCGCATACCGCTGCGCTGGGCGGAGTTCGGCCATCCGCCGCCCCCGCACAAGGACGAGTACGAGCTGCTCTTCGGCTGCCCCGTGCGGTTCGGGGCCGAGCGCACCGGCGCCGGGTTCCCCCCGCACTGGCTCGACGCGCCGCTGATCAGGGACGAGGAGGCGCTGGACGAGATGCTGCGGCGCGCGCCCTTCGAGCTGCTGACCCGCCGCGAGTACGGCACGACGGTCGCCGAGCAGGTGGGCCGCACCCTCGCGCGGTCCCTGCGCTCCTCGCCCCGCCTCCCCTCGCTCGGTGAGATCGCGGCGCGGCTCGCGGTGAGCCCGGCGACGCTGCGGCGCCGCCTGGCCGAGGAGTCCACGTCGTACCAGCAGCTGAAGGACGCGGTGCGCCGGGACGCGGCGATCGCGGGCCTGGCGGAGGGCCACGAGCCGATCGCCGAGCTGGCGGCGCGGCTCGGATTCTCCGAGGACACGGCCTTCCACCGGGCGTTCCGCCGCTGGACGGGGACGACGCCGGGGGCGTACCGCACGCGCCTGTGA
- a CDS encoding response regulator transcription factor encodes MIDIAVVDDDRMLLDGLRAWLSGQQRLRLVGTVSTVDALLAGPARTAAVVLLDLVLGDGSRPEANVRRVRAAGSKVLVISTIADHARVVAAVAAGADGYLTKDHALDTLVEAVETVAAGGTAHSPELAFGWVKDTTPTRPHLAPRERQVLRDYASGLTLKATARRAGITVNTAKYYLDQVKEKYRQAGRPALTKIDLARRLDEDDAYGGRLG; translated from the coding sequence ATGATCGACATCGCGGTGGTCGACGACGACCGCATGCTCCTCGACGGGCTGCGCGCCTGGCTGTCCGGCCAGCAGCGCCTGCGCCTCGTCGGAACCGTGTCGACGGTCGACGCCCTGCTGGCGGGCCCCGCCCGGACGGCCGCCGTGGTGCTCCTCGACCTCGTACTGGGGGACGGTTCCCGCCCGGAGGCGAACGTGCGCCGTGTGCGGGCGGCCGGGAGCAAGGTCCTGGTCATCAGCACGATCGCCGACCACGCCCGGGTCGTGGCGGCCGTGGCTGCCGGAGCCGACGGCTACCTCACCAAGGACCACGCCCTGGACACCCTGGTGGAGGCCGTCGAGACCGTGGCCGCGGGTGGGACAGCGCATTCTCCTGAACTCGCCTTCGGCTGGGTGAAGGACACCACCCCGACCCGACCGCACCTGGCCCCACGGGAACGTCAGGTGCTGCGCGACTACGCCTCCGGGCTGACCCTGAAAGCCACCGCCCGGCGCGCGGGCATCACCGTCAACACCGCGAAGTACTACCTGGACCAGGTGAAGGAAAAGTACCGACAGGCCGGCCGCCCGGCCTTGACGAAGATCGACCTGGCCCGGCGGCTCGACGAGGACGATGCGTACGGGGGAAGGCTCGGATGA
- a CDS encoding cold-shock protein: MATGTVKWFNAEKGFGFIAQEGGGPDVFVHYSAINANGFRSLEENQAVSFDVTQGPKGPQAENVTPM, translated from the coding sequence ATGGCTACCGGAACCGTGAAGTGGTTCAACGCTGAAAAGGGCTTTGGCTTCATCGCCCAGGAAGGCGGCGGCCCGGACGTCTTCGTCCACTACTCCGCGATCAACGCGAACGGCTTCCGCTCCCTTGAGGAGAACCAGGCCGTTTCCTTCGACGTGACGCAGGGCCCGAAGGGCCCGCAGGCGGAGAACGTCACCCCGATGTAA
- a CDS encoding sensor histidine kinase → MKAVGLFRIAHLVYAADVVATGPSDWRSVGLLAAVGAVTLLLYGSALLRGWFYPRWVWADVLLTGCVFPWVAVVAIGEGPAVEPHGWLMVQALSSAAAAVVALGLRGAAWAVLLLLSTSLSVYEVVARPTLPALFDHFTAVVEAAALAGAGWWYLRRQGSRLDLAQERAVVAETARARQAERAAHHAALHDTVLATLTAIAAGRVDANAPAVRDRCAREAAYLRRLVQAYEEPHRHSGLPAPGMGTWAALEEAARAAESLGLKVTAQYDAVPDLPREVAHALAAAVSEALNNVHKHAQTPRAYLTVFGNAGGVEVAVADRGIGFDTSDRSHRRAGTGLRRSVHGRMAAIGGRAEVDSRPGEGTVVELRWPA, encoded by the coding sequence GTGAAGGCCGTCGGCCTCTTTCGGATCGCGCACCTGGTGTACGCGGCCGACGTCGTGGCCACCGGCCCGTCCGACTGGCGGAGCGTCGGCCTCCTGGCCGCCGTGGGCGCCGTCACCCTGCTCCTCTACGGGTCGGCCCTCCTGCGCGGCTGGTTTTATCCGCGGTGGGTCTGGGCCGATGTACTGCTGACCGGCTGTGTGTTCCCGTGGGTCGCCGTCGTCGCGATCGGTGAAGGACCGGCGGTGGAACCGCACGGCTGGCTGATGGTGCAGGCCCTCTCCTCGGCAGCGGCCGCCGTGGTGGCGCTCGGCCTGCGAGGTGCCGCTTGGGCGGTCCTGCTCCTGCTGAGCACGTCACTGAGCGTCTACGAGGTGGTAGCGAGACCCACCTTGCCGGCCCTTTTCGATCACTTCACGGCGGTCGTCGAAGCCGCGGCCCTCGCCGGAGCGGGCTGGTGGTACCTCCGGCGTCAGGGGTCCCGGCTGGACCTCGCGCAGGAACGGGCCGTCGTCGCCGAGACCGCGCGGGCGCGGCAGGCGGAGCGGGCGGCGCACCATGCGGCACTGCACGACACCGTGCTCGCCACCCTGACCGCCATCGCCGCCGGCCGAGTGGACGCCAACGCGCCCGCCGTCCGCGACCGCTGCGCCCGCGAAGCGGCCTACCTGCGCCGGCTCGTGCAGGCCTACGAGGAGCCGCACCGGCACAGCGGCCTGCCCGCACCCGGGATGGGTACCTGGGCCGCCCTGGAGGAGGCCGCCCGCGCCGCGGAAAGCCTCGGCCTGAAGGTGACCGCGCAGTACGACGCGGTGCCGGACCTGCCCCGGGAGGTCGCCCACGCCCTGGCCGCCGCGGTGTCCGAAGCGCTGAACAACGTACACAAGCACGCCCAGACCCCGCGGGCCTACCTCACCGTCTTCGGCAACGCCGGTGGCGTCGAGGTGGCCGTGGCCGACCGTGGCATCGGCTTCGACACGTCCGACCGGAGCCACCGCCGTGCCGGGACCGGACTGCGCCGCTCCGTACACGGCAGGATGGCCGCCATCGGAGGCAGGGCGGAAGTGGACAGCCGGCCCGGTGAGGGAACAGTGGTCGAACTGCGGTGGCCGGCATGA
- a CDS encoding AzlD domain-containing protein → MNATLACVLALAAGTYVFRLAGPVLHGRVELPVRVQELLTVSATVLLVALLATGALTEGQGFAGWARPAGVLVGGLLAWRRAPFAVVVVGAAAATALLRLAGVS, encoded by the coding sequence GTGAACGCCACGCTCGCCTGTGTCCTCGCCCTCGCCGCGGGAACGTACGTCTTCCGGCTGGCCGGGCCCGTGCTGCACGGCCGCGTCGAACTGCCCGTACGCGTCCAGGAACTGCTGACCGTCAGCGCCACCGTCCTGCTGGTCGCGCTGCTCGCCACGGGCGCTCTCACGGAGGGCCAGGGCTTCGCGGGATGGGCCAGGCCCGCCGGGGTGCTGGTCGGCGGGCTCCTCGCCTGGCGCAGGGCGCCGTTCGCGGTGGTCGTGGTGGGCGCTGCGGCGGCGACCGCGCTGCTGCGGCTCGCGGGAGTCTCCTGA
- a CDS encoding protein kinase domain-containing protein has protein sequence MRPLEADEPTEIGPYRLLGRLGSGGMGRVYLGRSAGGRTVAVKIVHPHFALDEEFRARFRREVDAARRVGGDWTAPVLDADPDAPVPWVATGYAAGPSLTEAVRDGAPLPAHSVRVLGAGLAEALAHVHSLGLVHRDVKPSNVLLTLDGPRLIDFGIARATDGTASLTSTGVSIGSPGYMSPEQILGKGVTGAADVFSLGAVLVYGATGQSPFSGDSSAALLYKVVHEEPELGALEGDLRTLAAACLTKDPSARPTPADLARSLAPEGTPQLVAAGWLPGPVVERVSRSAVRLLDLETGAGPGARPGAPTGDAASGPVAFSVPSVSGEFGPSDPSYADSGAGTGAGSAVGAGSPGDAGSPGGAASSGGAASPGGAGSHAGAACPAGADSATGADSTVGAGSSRGAGSSRGAGSPGGVASPAGSASAVDAASPAGGAFPGGAASSAGAATPAAAAFSAGAATPAGAVSPDAASPAGVASPGGAAPPAYAAEAAVRPAPEETRPPGRLSLSVAATSVSEGANGRGRKVSCTVALAVAGAMAAVTVGSVFVFGVLPKDDDAAGGSGAGQRPPAATGPANPSDGDGAGRIPEAYLGTWRGKADASGGTIPLGTFTVTLRQAEPGDRVGTVVQRDLIGNTCTDVLTLKSASAKELVATGKGASSNGGQCAQTSHTVHLRPDGKDLRYTSDDPDAGDPRARLARVE, from the coding sequence ATGCGTCCGCTCGAAGCCGACGAACCCACCGAGATCGGTCCCTACCGGCTGCTCGGCCGGCTCGGCTCCGGCGGCATGGGCCGGGTCTACCTCGGCCGCAGCGCGGGCGGCCGCACGGTCGCGGTCAAGATCGTGCATCCGCACTTCGCGCTCGACGAGGAGTTCCGCGCCCGCTTCCGGCGCGAGGTCGACGCCGCCCGGCGGGTGGGCGGCGACTGGACCGCGCCGGTCCTTGACGCGGATCCGGACGCCCCCGTGCCATGGGTCGCCACGGGGTACGCGGCCGGGCCCTCGCTCACCGAGGCGGTCCGGGACGGCGCCCCGCTGCCGGCCCACTCCGTACGCGTCCTCGGCGCGGGCCTCGCCGAGGCGCTGGCGCACGTCCACTCCCTGGGGCTCGTCCACCGTGACGTGAAGCCGTCGAACGTCCTGCTCACCCTGGACGGCCCGCGCCTGATCGACTTCGGCATCGCACGCGCCACGGACGGCACGGCCTCGCTCACCTCCACCGGCGTCTCCATCGGCTCGCCCGGCTACATGTCGCCCGAGCAGATCCTCGGCAAGGGCGTCACGGGAGCGGCGGACGTCTTCTCGCTGGGGGCCGTCCTGGTCTACGGCGCGACGGGGCAGTCACCCTTCTCCGGCGACTCGTCGGCCGCGCTGCTCTACAAGGTCGTCCACGAGGAGCCCGAACTGGGCGCGCTGGAAGGCGACCTGAGAACGCTCGCGGCGGCCTGCCTCACCAAGGACCCGTCCGCCCGCCCCACCCCCGCGGACCTGGCTCGCAGCCTCGCCCCCGAGGGCACGCCCCAACTCGTCGCGGCCGGTTGGCTGCCGGGGCCCGTGGTGGAGAGGGTGAGCCGCAGTGCGGTGCGGTTGCTCGATCTGGAGACGGGGGCGGGGCCGGGCGCGCGGCCCGGCGCTCCGACGGGGGACGCGGCATCCGGGCCGGTGGCCTTCAGTGTGCCGTCGGTGTCGGGGGAGTTCGGGCCGTCCGATCCTTCGTACGCGGACTCTGGGGCGGGGACGGGGGCGGGTTCTGCGGTGGGCGCGGGTTCTCCCGGGGATGCGGGCTCCCCGGGGGGTGCGGCCTCTTCCGGGGGTGCGGCCTCTCCTGGGGGTGCGGGCTCTCACGCGGGTGCGGCTTGTCCGGCGGGCGCGGACTCTGCGACGGGCGCGGACTCCACGGTGGGTGCGGGCTCTTCCCGGGGTGCGGGCTCTTCCCGGGGTGCGGGCTCTCCTGGGGGCGTCGCCTCTCCCGCGGGCTCGGCTTCTGCCGTGGACGCGGCCTCTCCGGCGGGCGGGGCCTTTCCCGGGGGCGCGGCCTCTTCGGCGGGCGCCGCCACTCCCGCAGCTGCGGCCTTTTCGGCGGGCGCCGCCACTCCCGCAGGCGCTGTCTCCCCAGACGCGGCCTCCCCGGCGGGTGTCGCCTCCCCCGGTGGCGCCGCCCCTCCCGCGTACGCCGCCGAAGCCGCCGTGCGGCCCGCCCCGGAGGAGACCCGCCCGCCCGGCAGGCTCTCCCTCTCGGTGGCCGCCACCTCCGTGTCCGAGGGGGCGAACGGGCGCGGGCGCAAGGTGAGTTGTACCGTCGCCCTCGCCGTGGCCGGGGCGATGGCCGCCGTCACGGTGGGCTCGGTCTTCGTCTTCGGGGTGTTGCCGAAGGACGACGACGCGGCGGGGGGTTCGGGTGCCGGACAGCGGCCCCCGGCGGCGACCGGCCCGGCAAACCCCTCCGACGGGGACGGCGCGGGACGGATCCCCGAGGCCTACCTCGGCACGTGGCGCGGCAAGGCCGACGCGAGCGGCGGCACGATCCCCCTCGGCACGTTCACGGTCACCCTGCGCCAGGCCGAGCCGGGCGACCGGGTCGGCACGGTCGTGCAGCGCGACCTGATCGGCAACACCTGCACGGACGTACTCACCCTCAAGTCCGCCTCGGCCAAGGAACTCGTGGCGACGGGCAAGGGCGCGAGCAGCAACGGCGGCCAGTGCGCGCAGACGTCCCACACCGTCCATCTGCGCCCCGACGGCAAGGACCTCAGGTACACGTCGGACGATCCGGACGCGGGGGATCCGAGAGCACGGCTGGCACGGGTGGAGTGA